Proteins from a single region of Pyrus communis chromosome 6, drPyrComm1.1, whole genome shotgun sequence:
- the LOC137738010 gene encoding protein FAR1-RELATED SEQUENCE 5-like encodes MEFALDGDVDGEVVGSSAEMELSRAGDENETGGSSVEGAFQLGLDDKINLDSPQGDIIPEAVPVVSVVPADEPYEGLEFETEAAAHAFYNSYATRVGFIIRVSKLSRSRRDGSAIGRALVCNKEGYRMPDKREKVVRQRAETRVGCRAMILVRKVSSGNWVVTKFVKEHTHPLTPGKGRRDCIYDQYPNEHDKIRELSQQLAIEKKRAVTYKRHLDLIFEHIEEHNESLSKKIQHIVESVKEIEGKEQQGYR; translated from the exons A TGGAATTTGCACTTGATGGTGATGTTGATGGCGAGGTGGTGGGAAGTTCTGCTGAGATGGAACTTAGTAGAGCTGGTGATGAAAATGAAACAGGCGGTAGTTCTGTTGAAGGGGCATTCCAACTGGGTCTGGATGATAAAATAAATCTAGATTCTCCTCAAGGGGATATAATTCCAGAAGCAGTTCCTGTAGTATCGGTAGTGCCAGCAGATGAGCCATATGAGGGTCTAGAGTTTGAAACAGAAGCAGCTGCTCATGCATTTTATAATTCATATGCCACACGTGTGGGATTCATAATTCGTGTAAGCAAACTCTCGCGATCAAGGCGTGATGGATCTGCCATTGGTCGTGCACTTGTTTGTAACAAAGAGGGTTATAGAATGCCTGACAAACGTGAAAAAGTTGTAAGGCAAAGAGCTGAGACCAGGGTTGGTTGCAGAGCAATGATTTTGGTGAGGAAAGTAAGTTCGGGGAACTGGGTTGTCACAAAATTTGTAAAGGAGCACACTCATCCTTTGACACCTGGAAAAGGTCGAAGGGATTGCATTTATGATCAATATCCG AATGAGCATGACAAGATTCGGGAATTATCTCAGCAGTTGGCCATAGAGAAAAAACGTGCTGTAACATATAAAAGACATCTCGACCTAATATTTGAGCACATTGAAGAACACAATGAGAGCCTATCAAAAAAGATCCAACACATAGTAGAGAGTGTGAAGGAGATTGAAGGCAAGGAACAGCAAGGATACAGATAA